CTGCGTCGGTAGCGCTTGAGGTGCCAACGCTGCAAGCTTGAGAAAATTGAGTGCCGCGTGCATAGCTAGCCGCATCGAGCGCAAATCTGTCTCCTTGCTCTCAACCCGCACAGCTAGATAGTCGTGATACCCATGCAACAACTGGTTGGACCAAAAGTCGGGCAAAACCGACAACATCTCCAACAGCCGACGCCGCTCCGTGTTCGCTTCACGCGCTTCATCGCTTACCGTTACAGCACCAATCCCCTGAAGCCAACGCATAGGGTTCTCGGCCTTACGTAGCCCTGCTGCGCCGATATGCTTCAACAGCATGTCGTATGTTGGAACGTCACCCCAAAGAGCATCCATCTGCGCAAAAAATCGGTAGTGCTGATTGATGCTCAATGCGGCTTTGTGTGGGCCACTTCGGTTCAGAAGCCACTGCGAAAATGCTTCGAAATGCTGCTGAATGCGCGGACTGCTGAAGCCTGCCGAGTTCTGCGTAGAGCGCTTAGCGAACACGGCCGTCCAAGTACAGCTTTCACAGCACTGCCCGCGACCGGCCGGCATCTCGCCTCCACAGGTTCCACATTTGCGCTCACCTTCAGTGATACAAATCTTGCATCGTGATATGCCGTCAGCATCCGTGATCAGCACTCGGTGGCGCCGGCAACTCGCGCATGTGGCTTTCGCCGGCTCTCGACACTTGTTGCAGCTGCGGCGCCCTGTCTTGGTACTTACGGCCAAACGCTGCGAAAGCTTTCCACAGGTCTCACAGACCTCAGGTTCGCGAAAGTATGGAACACAGGATTTGCAGACGGGCCCGTAATCCGACCACATACCGATGGCAAATTCGATCTTGGCGCATCGCACACATGGCTTCGCCCGGTTACAGGTACTGCAGCACACCGCCTGGTCAAAAACAGGAAGACGAGCCGAGTTACCACAGCCTGGGCATAGCCGGGGTTTGAAAAGGCGTGCGTAGCAGGTCTCGCAATAGCGGCAGTGGTTGTGCACCTTCTTGGCTTTCACCATGGCACGACCGCATTCATGGCAACCCAAGTCACCGCCCAAATCAGTGGAGACCATCTCTGCGAATCCTTCTCTGCAGTCGCAACCACATCCTCAAGACGCCCAGAGGACGGCGGATGTGATTCTGCTCTTTCTTGTGCCTTGGGCACCGTGAGCTACAGCTTAAAGCCGAAGCCATCTGATTCAAAACTTGCGGGGCTTCTCGAGCGGGCAAAGGGAGGGCTGAACAGGGAAGAACAGCGCGCAGCGCACACTCGACGAAGCGTTCTGGTCCGGCTTGCATTATCACCCACGTCTGCCCCATTAGAGCTGAGCGCTCGGCCGGGCTCAGATACTCGAGAGGTAGCCCCAAGGAGGATGGCTGGCATGCAGCCGCGTCGACCTGCATCAGTTCACAGAAGAGTCGAGTCGAGGACGTGGGATGTCGCGCCACACCTAAAAGCAGGCCGATGATCACACGAGCTACGAACATCCAGTCTGCGAAGCTCAACCTATCCCCGCCGAACATTGTACTTTGCCCATAAAGCCCATCTGCAAACGCCTGGAACGCCAACGCATCTTTCGAGCAAGGAAATGAAGCTGCGGAATTCAGGCGCGCCTCACAATGGTGACATTTGAAGATGCTACCGCTCTGATCCAGCAAACCAGGTTGCAGCGCCGAGGAGCAATGAGGACAGCGGTCAACCAGCAGTACGCGATGAAGCGGACAGCAGGTATGCCATGCGAATCGATCATGAACTGAATAGTGAGGCGTCGACCCCGCCATGCATTCCGGACAGCACTGAAGACCACCAGCATGAACTTGGTGCCGGCAGCCCAGAACCATGATCCATGGCCACAAGCTACTGGTACGCAGAAAAGGTTGAGGATGGAGGGACCGGGACACCGGAAGCAGGGTGCTGGCGATCAATCTCTCGACACTGATGCCTGTCAAATGAGCCAAATTCGCGAGGCGTGTTTCGTCGCAAGTTCGGTCTATGTCAATGGACCAGATTCGAGACCCTGGCCAAGCGTGATTAGTGAGCGTTCCAGGCGTGCAGCCATGCAACAACGCTGTTCTCACTAACCACGAGGAGAACAGCTCGTCAGGCAACAACTGCGGGGTCAGCGGCCATCTGGGATTTAGACAATGAGCTCCCGGATGCCACGTGTAGGACGCTTCCACGACTTACTCTCGATGAGCTGTCGGTCGATGCATTCCTTACCGGACGTGATTGCTTCCTTTGCACACTCTACCAAAAGGCCATGTAGGTCGCCGGTGTTACCACCAGAGATGGAGTGAAGGAGTTGAGCCAGTTGAGGCTCAAACAGCTTGGACGGTTTCTTCAACGGAAGCACCAGTTCGAAAGCCTTCAGTAACCGCTGAAAATCGGCGTCCAGTTTCCAGGTCTCAAGCTTGACGGTGTCGAAACGGCTCGCGTGTTGAGGGTCGATGTGGAGAATCTGAACAGCGTCTGGAGTACCGACGCCGACGATTGGGATCATCAGCGTGTTACACAAGAGCTTCAGAGCGTTCATAACCTCCCTCTGCTTAATGGCCGACCCTGTGAGCATCGAGTGAATCTCGTCGATGATCAGCATCCTGACCTTCAACTCGCGCAGTGCGTGAATCACCTGGTACCTGAGTTTGATCTTGGGATCAGTACTCCGATAGGGCATCCACATCTGCTCCAAAATCGCCACGTACAACTCTTTCTCGTCGGCCAACGGGGGCGACTCGGCCAAAATAATGGGTCTTACAGGCTCACTTTCTTCGTTGACGTAGCCCTGTCCGTGAGTTTTTACGAACTGGTGGATCAGAGTTGTCTTCCCATTGTTGGAGTCCCCTACCAGCAACAGATTTGGCATTCGGGGGCGCTTGGGAGCATCGAGCAGTGAACCCAGGGTATCCAGAATCTTCACTGCCGACTTGTAGGCGATCCACCGCGGCTCGCCCATGAAGAGGATCCGCTCGCGATCTGATAAATGCAAAACCGGCCGAAAGTCTGTATGTAGGTGGGCATAGTCCGTCATTGGATATCACCATCAAATTCAACATCGCCAAGCAACAGTCCCTCTAGAACGGGCATCGCTGGCGGTGGTACAGGTTTCGAAAACGGCCTATCCGGCTGCGCAGGCGTTTTGTTCTTGGCATGCACCTTGAGTTTCTGAGCATCGCGCCGGGCCTTTTTAGTGTCTTTGATGGACTGCTCGACCAACGCCCTCCGCTCGAGGATAAGGCTACTGATAAGGGCTTCATCTATGTTCGTACGCCCCTCGTCTACCGCCTGCTGCTTAGCCGCTCGATACTCCCACACCGTCGCCGCAGGGAAAGCCTGGTTCGCTACCGGCACGCGGAAGTATTGCTTAAGAACGGGATCGTAGAACCAGATGACACTGATGTCCCTGGGATCACGCCTAAACACAAATTTCCGCGCCAGCCCGGTCTCAGGATCTTTGGTGTTGATCCAGTGCCGCAAGGCGTCGGAGTAATAGAACACGTCAATCTGCACACCGTAGGCCTGGACAGTGCGCTCATACATCGGCATGAAGTCCAGCTGTAACGTGTGTGGGTCAGCAGGCCGAGGCGGTATGCAAACCAACGGATCCAGCTCTCGGTTACCAAAGAAGCCCAAGTGCCATTGGCGAGCCGGGCTCATGTACAGGGCGGAATGGTAGGTGTTGTGGTAAAGGATGATGGTGATCACCAACCAGCGCTCGAACTCATCCATCGTCATTGCAGCACGCTTTTCTGAATCGTAACCCTCACGCTCGGCAGTGTTGCTGAAGGTGGTACCAGGTAGCTCATGCAACATTCTCATGAACGTGCCCAACAGGCGCTCGATACGCCCACCATATTTTGGATTCTTCTTTGGCCGGAAATTGGTCTCAATGTTGTGGTTCAAGCATGAGTGCCGAATGTCTTCAGCTTTGAAATCGGCCCCGTTGTCCGAGTGAACGACGCGTGGGAAACCCCAGACGGGCCACTCACCCTCGACCTTATGCAGTAGAAGCCAATTCTCTTTCGGCAGTATGGAGTGCGCCAAGCACATACCTACGGAAATGGCCGAAGGATCCTCCAGAGCGAGGTAGTAGCCAGTGATCATCCGCGAGTAGACATCGATCGCCAGAGTCAGCCAAAGCCGTCCGATAGGCTTCCGGTGCCGATCATCCACGATGATCAGATCGATCGGGGTATGGTCAATCTGCACATACGCTAATGGGTAATCTGCGCCCGGGAACTGGCCTACCGAAGGCGTATGGCGGTTTCGAGCCTTGTCTGCGTAACCACGCCGGCGCAGAACAATCTTCTCTGGAATGTTCTTGATTCTTGCCCGAATAGCCGACGCGCCTGGAGGCTCTATGCCTATCTCCTTGGCTCGCTCCACGATCTCCTTGATAGTGGATTGCACGGACTTTCGGCTTTCGTTCAAATAGAACTCATCGATTACATTGCTGATCAGCTTGTCAGCCTGAGTAGTCAGACGGCTGCTGCCCGCCTTCCATCCTCTTTTCCGCGGCACCAGTGCCAGCACTTCGTGCCAATTGCGATAACGCTTGAGCCAACGATAGAGCGTTGCGGTGTCGACACCGACTTCCTTTGCGCGTGCTTCGACGCTATCACGCTGAATTATCGAGTCGTTGACGAATGGTTGGATCGCAGAGAACCGTTGTTGAGCAATCGCCCACTCATCAGAACTGATAGTGGAGACATCGTAGTTAACGTAGAGACCTTCAACCTTTTCTTGCTCGACCGCCTTGAGGTCGGGCACCCGCAGGGATGAGCATTTGCCCGTTTCGACCTCAAGGCCGATCACCGTTTGGAAATCCAGAATCTGGACTATGCGGAAAACATCTTTTTCCCGGCGAACCATCGCGCCAACCTCAATCGGCACACGGGCCCGAGAGGGCTCAAACGGCTCCAGGTGCTCGTCGCTGTCAGTCTCGTAGATGCTCATGGCGTCATCACCCACAGCTCGAGGTAGTCATTCAACGGCTCGTTGATGTCGCACTGAACCAAGCCTACAGCAACCATGTGCCAGAGCAGCGCTACCCCGCGCCCTCTGTAGATACCGTTGAAGTGACGGGCCAAGAGATAGTGGACTGGCGCTATCCCCATGCCTTTGAGGGTGTTGAGCACCATATCAATGTCCTCTTGGTCGAAGGTGTAACGCTCGAACCGCTCCAAAAACACGATATTTTCCAGCGCCTGGTCCCGAATCCGAGACTCGTCATAGATGCTGAACGTCCAGCCCTCCTGTCGCGCATGCCGACGTGCAGCTTTCCATTTTACGCGCCACGCACGCCAGTTGTTACGCCAGTCATAAGCAGGCTTCACCTCGACGAGCATTGGTTTGAGGTACTCCTCAGGCTTGGCGTCTCCTTGGTGGTAGTAGACGAGGAAGTCCGGCGTGTAAGTCTGCGCACGGCCAAGAGAATCGACGAAGTCCACGGAGACGGGCTGGGCAATCACCGTCTCAACCCGATAGTTAAACCGCATGCGCTTGAGGAAATCGCGCTCCAGCAACGACTCAAACGGAACGCCTCCGGCGCCTCGGAATGGCAAAAAGCCCGAAACACTACGCCAGGTCGATTTGATCTTTCGGACCTGCTTAGGCCGGTCGCATCTATTTCCGCTCATTCTCAATCCTGTCGCAGCTATTTCGGGATTTTTTTGCAGCTATTTACAAAGCTTTGAACCGTGATTTTCTGGCTCTAGCGTAACGCTATCGCATCTATTTCGATAGCCGACAGTGGCAGCCGGCCGCAGCCTGGCGAGATCACTCTGGCGCACCACGGCGTGTTGTTTCTCGATGAACTGCCGGAGTTCGAGCGACGTGTACTGGAGGTGCTGCGTGAGCCACTGGAATCAGGTGAGATCGTGGTCGCCAGGGCCAAGGACCGGGTGCGCTTTCCGGCGCGTTTCCAGCTGGTGGCGGCAATGAACCCATGTCCCTGCGGCTATTTCGGCGACCCTACCGGCCGCTGCCGTTGCAGCCCCGAACAGATCCAGCGCTATCGCAACAAGCTCTCCGGCCCCCTGCTCGATCGTATCGACCTGCACCTGACCGTGGCACGGGAAAGCACCGTGCTGAACAGCCAACCCAGCGGCGAGACCAGCGCCAACATCGCCCGCGTGGTAGCAGAGGCCCGCGAGCTGCAGCAGCACCGGCAGGGCTGTGCCAATGCTTTTCTCGACCTCAAGGGCCTGCGCAGGCACTGCCTGTTGGAGCCGGCCGATCAGGCGTGGCTGGAGACGGCCTGCGAGCGATTGACCCTATCGTTGCGAGCAGCGCACCGGCTGCTGAAGGTCGCACGCACGCTGGCAGACCTGGAGAAGGCGCCCTCCATCGCCAGATCGCACCTGGCAGAAGCGTTGCAGTACCGGCCCAGCGCCTGACGCAACCTGTAACACCAGATCTGTAGGAGCGGCTTTAGCCGCGATCACCGGCAACGCCGGTGCCACACACCACGTTGCCCACATCGCGGCTAAAGCCGCTCCTACAGACTGGACTGCCCCCAAAAACTTGGACAGATCAGCTAGCAGCCTGGGCCCTGTACTCAACAGGGCTTAGGCCGTCCAGCTTCAGTCTGATACGGTCGTGGTTGTAGTAGCGGATGTATTCGTCCAGGCCTGCTTTCAATTCTTCCACGCTTTCGAACCGCTTCAGATAGAAAAACTCTGACTTGAGCGTGCCGAAAAAGCTTTCCATTGCCGCGTTGTCCAGGCAATTGCCTTTACGCGACATGCTCTGCTTCACACCGTGACGCTTAAGCGTGTCGCGGTATTGAGCCTGCTGGTAGTGCCACCCTTGATCAGAGTGGATTACCAGCTTTGGCTCATCGCCCAAACAGCCCAGCGCCTTATCCAGCATGCTTCCAACCAAGCTGTAGCTGGGGCGGCTGGCCGTCTCGTAGGCCACAATCTCGCCGTTGTATAGATCCATCACTGGCGAGAGGTAGAACTTCTGCTGGGCCACTTTGAACTCGGTCACGTCAGTCACCCACTTCTGATTCGGGCGCTGGGCGATAAAATTTCGCTCCAACAGGTTCGCCGCGATCTTGCCGACAATTCCGCGGTACGACCGATATTTCTTGCGGCGCACAACCGATTGCAGCCCCATTCCAGCCATCAGTCGCTCCACGACCTTCTTGTTGACCACTGTCCCTTGGCGCCTGATCGAAAGCGCAACACGGCGGTAGCCATACAGCCCCTTTTCCTCGTGATAGACGCGCTGAACCAACTCTTTGAGCGCAGCATCCTTGTCCGGCTTTTGCTGGATTTTCACTTGGTAGTAGAAGGTGCTGCGAGCCAACTCAACCAGCGCCAGGAGGCACGCCAAGGGGAATCGATCCTTGAGCTTGGCGACGATCAGCGCTTTTTCGTCTGACTTCGCTCTTTTGACTCCCTCAAGGCCTTTAACTCCTTTAGGACAGCATTCTCCATACGTAGATATTCGAGTTCAGCCAGCAATTGCTCGCGAGGTTTGTCCGCATCATGGGCGTCGGTTGGCTTTACAGGCTTGATGTTCTTCGGCACGGCAGTCGGCTTTTTGGGTTGCTCAGGTGTGGGATGACCACTGTAGTACTGCTGCTCCCAAATGCCTATTCGCGAAGACTGGCCAAGGCCAAAATGCGCTGCAGTTTGGCGCATCGAGAGCCGATGCTCGCGCATGTGCCGCACTACTTGCTGCTTGAAGTCATCACTGTAACGAAGGCTCTTTGGCTTAGGCGCAACGCTGGAGTGCGCCTGGTGACTGGCGACCCATCGCCGCAGCAGACTGACATCGATACCAAAATGCTGCGCCACCTTCCTGAAGCCATTGAGGCCTTCAAGGTAGGTGGTGATGGCTGTGAGCTTGAAGCGCTCGGTGTATTTGCTCATAACTCCCCCAAGGGTTGGATTGGTGTCCAACTTCTTGGGGGCAGTCCAGACGCGCTCAATCGGCGTAATAGCGGAAATATATTTTGTGCACTAAATATTATCGCGCAATATTTATCTCACGCAGCAAGCAGCCGCCAACACCACTTAACAGAACCCGGAGAACGACCATGACCCTTCGCAAAGCCTTCGCCCTTACCGTCACCACCCTGACCCTCGGCACCAGTGCCGGTGCCTTCGCCACCGAGG
This genomic stretch from Pseudomonas entomophila harbors:
- a CDS encoding TniQ family protein, whose protein sequence is MEASYTWHPGAHCLNPRWPLTPQLLPDELFSSWLVRTALLHGCTPGTLTNHAWPGSRIWSIDIDRTCDETRLANLAHLTGISVERLIASTLLPVSRSLHPQPFLRTSSLWPWIMVLGCRHQVHAGGLQCCPECMAGSTPHYSVHDRFAWHTCCPLHRVLLVDRCPHCSSALQPGLLDQSGSIFKCHHCEARLNSAASFPCSKDALAFQAFADGLYGQSTMFGGDRLSFADWMFVARVIIGLLLGVARHPTSSTRLFCELMQVDAAACQPSSLGLPLEYLSPAERSALMGQTWVIMQAGPERFVECALRAVLPCSALPLPAREAPQVLNQMASALSCSSRCPRHKKEQNHIRRPLGVLRMWLRLQRRIRRDGLH
- a CDS encoding TniB family NTP-binding protein yields the protein MTDYAHLHTDFRPVLHLSDRERILFMGEPRWIAYKSAVKILDTLGSLLDAPKRPRMPNLLLVGDSNNGKTTLIHQFVKTHGQGYVNEESEPVRPIILAESPPLADEKELYVAILEQMWMPYRSTDPKIKLRYQVIHALRELKVRMLIIDEIHSMLTGSAIKQREVMNALKLLCNTLMIPIVGVGTPDAVQILHIDPQHASRFDTVKLETWKLDADFQRLLKAFELVLPLKKPSKLFEPQLAQLLHSISGGNTGDLHGLLVECAKEAITSGKECIDRQLIESKSWKRPTRGIRELIV
- a CDS encoding Mu transposase C-terminal domain-containing protein, with the translated sequence MSIYETDSDEHLEPFEPSRARVPIEVGAMVRREKDVFRIVQILDFQTVIGLEVETGKCSSLRVPDLKAVEQEKVEGLYVNYDVSTISSDEWAIAQQRFSAIQPFVNDSIIQRDSVEARAKEVGVDTATLYRWLKRYRNWHEVLALVPRKRGWKAGSSRLTTQADKLISNVIDEFYLNESRKSVQSTIKEIVERAKEIGIEPPGASAIRARIKNIPEKIVLRRRGYADKARNRHTPSVGQFPGADYPLAYVQIDHTPIDLIIVDDRHRKPIGRLWLTLAIDVYSRMITGYYLALEDPSAISVGMCLAHSILPKENWLLLHKVEGEWPVWGFPRVVHSDNGADFKAEDIRHSCLNHNIETNFRPKKNPKYGGRIERLLGTFMRMLHELPGTTFSNTAEREGYDSEKRAAMTMDEFERWLVITIILYHNTYHSALYMSPARQWHLGFFGNRELDPLVCIPPRPADPHTLQLDFMPMYERTVQAYGVQIDVFYYSDALRHWINTKDPETGLARKFVFRRDPRDISVIWFYDPVLKQYFRVPVANQAFPAATVWEYRAAKQQAVDEGRTNIDEALISSLILERRALVEQSIKDTKKARRDAQKLKVHAKNKTPAQPDRPFSKPVPPPAMPVLEGLLLGDVEFDGDIQ
- a CDS encoding TnsA endonuclease N-terminal domain-containing protein, which translates into the protein MRFNYRVETVIAQPVSVDFVDSLGRAQTYTPDFLVYYHQGDAKPEEYLKPMLVEVKPAYDWRNNWRAWRVKWKAARRHARQEGWTFSIYDESRIRDQALENIVFLERFERYTFDQEDIDMVLNTLKGMGIAPVHYLLARHFNGIYRGRGVALLWHMVAVGLVQCDINEPLNDYLELWVMTP
- a CDS encoding ATP-binding protein; the encoded protein is MASISIADSGSRPQPGEITLAHHGVLFLDELPEFERRVLEVLREPLESGEIVVARAKDRVRFPARFQLVAAMNPCPCGYFGDPTGRCRCSPEQIQRYRNKLSGPLLDRIDLHLTVARESTVLNSQPSGETSANIARVVAEARELQQHRQGCANAFLDLKGLRRHCLLEPADQAWLETACERLTLSLRAAHRLLKVARTLADLEKAPSIARSHLAEALQYRPSA
- a CDS encoding IS3 family transposase (programmed frameshift) codes for the protein MSKYTERFKLTAITTYLEGLNGFRKVAQHFGIDVSLLRRWVASHQAHSSVAPKPKSLRYSDDFKQQVVRHMREHRLSMRQTAAHFGLGQSSRIGIWEQQYYSGHPTPEQPKKPTAVPKNIKPVKPTDAHDADKPREQLLAELEYLRMENAVLKGVKGLEGVKRAKSDEKALIVAKLKDRFPLACLLALVELARSTFYYQVKIQQKPDKDAALKELVQRVYHEEKGLYGYRRVALSIRRQGTVVNKKVVERLMAGMGLQSVVRRKKYRSYRGIVGKIAANLLERNFIAQRPNQKWVTDVTEFKVAQQKFYLSPVMDLYNGEIVAYETASRPSYSLVGSMLDKALGCLGDEPKLVIHSDQGWHYQQAQYRDTLKRHGVKQSMSRKGNCLDNAAMESFFGTLKSEFFYLKRFESVEELKAGLDEYIRYYNHDRIRLKLDGLSPVEYRAQAAS